In Nitrososphaerota archaeon, one genomic interval encodes:
- a CDS encoding terminase family protein: MAEEKLKVIKEDPVAFAKFILDFHPFPYQESILSNDSERLIAVCGRQIGKSTTAAAKLVHFAVTHPKTTSIIVSATLRQSMEMFSKVRMFTDSSIVKRSITRMTRTQIFFNNGSRIICLPCGRYGSTLRGLTVHFAVVDEAAFIYPEVIESVIFPMLATTHGRIWLLTTPWDRAHITYKAFTSWPKDSVYHFPSSINPLITPAFLDEQLNLIGQERYNQEYLAQFVDDSRSYFPMTLIRPCIGETPISSDCCFAGYDPGGKESYAAAVAVNKRQDKLVVRRIWSAKGLSYTEATLKVAEMCKLLNAENLYVDQTGLGQPVVEHIKDLGISVDGLVLTDKRREELFTNLKLLLEQRKIILPDNLELIKSLNCIEYERTRVGGFRFTHRQGTYDDLAFALALACWAVKMQPSGAIVKL; encoded by the coding sequence ATGGCGGAAGAAAAGCTGAAGGTGATTAAGGAAGATCCTGTCGCTTTCGCCAAGTTTATCTTGGATTTCCATCCGTTCCCGTATCAGGAAAGTATCCTCAGCAACGATTCCGAGCGATTAATCGCAGTTTGCGGCCGACAAATAGGAAAGTCCACTACTGCAGCAGCTAAACTAGTCCACTTCGCTGTGACACATCCCAAGACAACGTCGATTATTGTTTCAGCTACGTTACGTCAATCAATGGAGATGTTCAGCAAAGTCAGAATGTTCACCGACTCATCTATAGTGAAGCGAAGCATAACTCGTATGACACGAACTCAAATCTTCTTCAATAATGGTAGCCGAATTATTTGCTTGCCCTGTGGCCGCTACGGCTCGACACTCCGCGGTTTAACAGTTCATTTCGCGGTCGTTGATGAAGCGGCGTTCATTTACCCAGAGGTAATTGAGTCGGTAATATTTCCTATGCTTGCGACAACGCATGGCAGAATTTGGCTACTGACTACTCCTTGGGATCGAGCCCATATCACTTACAAGGCATTTACGTCTTGGCCGAAAGATTCGGTATATCACTTCCCATCATCAATCAACCCGTTAATCACTCCGGCCTTCCTAGATGAGCAGTTGAACCTGATAGGTCAGGAACGGTACAATCAAGAGTACCTGGCTCAGTTCGTAGATGATTCTCGCTCATATTTTCCAATGACACTGATACGTCCTTGCATAGGCGAAACTCCAATCAGTTCAGACTGTTGCTTCGCAGGATACGATCCAGGAGGCAAAGAGAGCTATGCAGCTGCGGTAGCTGTAAACAAGCGACAAGACAAACTTGTTGTAAGGCGGATCTGGAGCGCTAAAGGGTTGAGTTACACCGAGGCAACATTGAAAGTAGCTGAGATGTGTAAACTCCTAAACGCAGAAAACCTGTACGTCGACCAAACGGGTCTCGGGCAACCAGTTGTTGAGCACATCAAGGATCTTGGAATAAGTGTTGACGGCTTGGTTCTGACCGATAAGCGAAGAGAGGAGTTATTCACAAACTTGAAGCTACTACTTGAACAGCGAAAAATCATTTTACCAGACAACTTGGAACTAATCAAATCCCTAAACTGCATCGAATACGAGCGGACACGAGTCGGAGGCTTCCGCTTCACTCATCGACAAGGCACTTACGATGATCTAGCATTCGCACTAGCATTAGCATGCTGGGCAGTCAAGATGCAACCAAGCGGAGCGATTGTAAAGCTGTGA